From the genome of Pungitius pungitius chromosome 21, fPunPun2.1, whole genome shotgun sequence, one region includes:
- the LOC119212906 gene encoding LOW QUALITY PROTEIN: leucine zipper putative tumor suppressor 2 homolog (The sequence of the model RefSeq protein was modified relative to this genomic sequence to represent the inferred CDS: inserted 2 bases in 1 codon), with protein sequence MALVQAPPLSAEPHNPGHGGGSRRRHPSSSSPSTNAAARPAPFQDYRSFAEPGAKGRRPTPGASCLGSESPPXPDPLFLQGAATSGTWAEKESGNGNHAYRSEDYAGDWNDNRLARGSLGSDADETKASGFNGTMGGPPPKLIPVSGKLEKNMEKTVLRPTAFKAVIPKSRAAMQYLSPRHCANAPESQNNLNLLSPAHTEALPPSERSCAYSRARVGSQLSDSGRNSLSSLPPCGGGYGPASGEAPAGHPVPVKGTAAAGGGHGHSNSDSGRSSSSKSTGSGSMSGRGQPPSDSGSGGRSPGPAEGYEGLVRDLEDKLRERELELLQLRDHLDENEAAICQVYEEKQKRFELELEELRQGCATRMQGASQKAQRAQQVAQLQVYQLQQEKKKLQEDFSQLLKEREQLEERCTSYEHEKIQMGPRLEESKWEVCQKSGEISLLKQQLKEVQGELAQRVGEVVLLRGQLRETRGELTDTQLLLQEATGAARTRTLELEVCENELQRRKSEAELLREKVGRLEGELFHLRDALANQGPGNRQCQVFQEAEERLLAYESEEAKAQRLGGGGGGGGAEARADGMKAELDYERQRAQQQAGGFEEERRMWQEEKDKVLRYQQQLQQNYVQMYRRNRELEQLLRELSQELESREEDEGSGNEIIFDEIAATEI encoded by the exons ATGGCCCTGGTTCAGGCTCCGCCCCTCTCTGCCGAGCCGCACAACCCAGGCCACGGTGGAGGATCCCGCAGGAGACACCCGTCCAGCTCTTCCCCCTCCACCAACGCCGCCGCGCGCCCCGCCCCCTTCCAGGACTACCGCTCCTTCGCCGAGCCGGGGGCGAAGGGCCGGCGGCCCACGCCAGGCGCCTCCTGCCTGGGTTcggagtcgccccc cccggaccctCTGTTTCTTCAGGGCGCCGCGACGTCCGGCACGTGGGCGGAGAAGGAGAGCGGGAACGGGAACCACGCCTATCGGAGCGAGGACTACGCAGGCGACTGGAACGACAACCGCTTGGCGCGCGGCAGCCTGGGAAGTGACGCAGACGAGACCAAAGCGTCGGGGTTTAATGGCACCATGGGAGGCCCTCCTCCAAAACTCATCCCTGTGTCTGGAAAACTTGAGAAG aacATGGAGAAAACGGTGCTGCGGCCCACTGCCTTCAAAGCCGTCATTCCAAAGAGCCGCGCCGCCATGCAGTACCTCTCCCCCCGCCACTGTGCCAACGCGCCGGAGAGCCAGAACAACCTGAACCTGCTTAGCCCCGCCCACACGGAGGCGCTGCCGCCCTCCGAGAGGAGCTGCGCGTACAGCCGGGCCCGCGTCGGCTCCCAGCTGAGCGACTCGGGACGCAACTCCCTCTCCAGCCTCCCGCCCTGCGGCGGCGGATACGGGCCGGCATCGGGGGAGGCCCCCGCCGGCCACCCGGTGCCCGTGAAGggcacggcggcggcgggcggcggccACGGACACTCCAACTCGGACAGCGGGCGCTCGTCCTCCAGCAAGAGCACGGGCTCCGGCTCCATGAGCGGCCGGGGCCAGCCGCCGTCCGACAGCGGGTCCGGCGGGCGCTCCCCCGGCCCGGCGGAGGGATACGAGGGGCTGGTGAGGGACCTGGAGGACAagctgagggagagggagctggagctgctgcagctccgggACCACCTGGACGAGAACGAGGCCGCCATCTGTCAG GTTTACGAGGAGAAGCAGAAGCGCTtcgagctggagctggaggagctgaggcAGGGCTGTGCCACCAGGATGCAGGGGGCCTCGCAGAAGGCCCAGCGTGCCCAGCAGGTGGCCCAGTTGCAG GTTtatcagctgcagcaggagaagaagaagctgcaggaggactTTTCTCAGCTTCtgaaggagagggagcagctggaggagcgcTGCACCTCCTATGAGCACGAGAAGATCCAGATGGGGCCCCGACTGGAGGAGAGCAAGTGGGAG GTGTGTCAGAAGTCGGGGGAGATCTCGCTGctgaagcagcagctgaaggaggtgCAGGGGGAGCTGGCCCAGCGCGTGGGCGAGGTCGTCCTGCTGCGGGGTCAACTCAGGGAGACTCGCGGCGAGCTGACCGACACCCAGCTCCTGCTCCAGGAGGCCACCGGCGCCGCCCGCACGCGGACCCTGGAGCTGGAGGTGTGCGAGAACGAGCTCCAGCGGCGCAAGAGCGAGGCGGAGCTGCTCAGGGAGAAGGTGGGGCGCCTGGAGGGGGAGCTGTTTCACCTGCGGGACGCTTTGGCCAACCAGGGCCCGGGGAACCGACAGTGCCAGGTGTTCCAGGAGGCCGAGGAGCGCCTGCTGGCCTACGAGAGCGAAGAGGCGAAGGCCCAGCggctgggcggggggggcggcggcggcggcgccgaggCGCGGGCGGACGGGATGAAGGCCGAGCTGGACTACGAGCGCCAGCGGGCCCAGCAGCAGGCCGGGGGCTTCGAGGAGGAGCGCAGGATgtggcaggaggagaaggacaaggTCCTCCGctaccagcagcagctgcagcagaactACGTGCAGATGTACCGCAGGAACCGAGAGCTGGAGCAGCTCCTGCGGGAGCTCAGCCAGGAACtggagagcagggaggaggacgagggcagCGGCAACGAGATCATCTTCGACGAGATCGCCGCCACGGAAAtttga